One genomic segment of Erythrolamprus reginae isolate rEryReg1 chromosome 2, rEryReg1.hap1, whole genome shotgun sequence includes these proteins:
- the GALR2 gene encoding galanin receptor type 2: MNRSLTMLNSSEVSESNTSQLISIIIPLVYFLIFLIGTVGNSLVLAVLLRNGQVNNTTNLFILNLGVADLCFIVFCVPFQATIYSLDDWIFGPFMCKAVHFFIYLTMYASSFTLTTVSVDRYLAIRYPLHSRELRTPRNAVTAICFIWGLSFIFSGPYVSYFQEYQFRNITVCHPIWELSQRKIMDLCTFAFSYVIPVLILSFTYLRTIRYLWTSVDPMKVVSDSKKGKRKVTRMIIIVTVLFCLCWLPHHLVILCFWFGYFPLNNVTFVLRVLSHLISYANSCVNPIVYALVSKHFRKGFKKIFSCLLHKRVTNKVHVVQVTHTVSTLEADLTEVIDVNEPVHRGASTCCQIPVQTWGEAEQLSHREKAANSFITFNVT; this comes from the exons ATGAACCGATCACTGACCATGCTAAACTCTTCGGAGGTTAGTGAGAGCAACACTTCGCAGCTGATCTCCATAATCATTCCCTTGGTGTACTTTCTGATTTTCCTGATAGGCACCGTGGGCAACTCTCTGGTCCTTGCAGTGCTGCTGAGGAATGGCCAAGTGAACAATACCACCAACCTCTTCATCCTCAATCTAGGTGTGGCTGACCTCTGCTTTATTGTCTTCTGTGTGCCCTTCCAGGCCACCATCTATAGCCTGGATGATTGGATCTTTGGCCCCTTCATGTGCAAAGCAGTGCATTTCTTCATCTATCTGACCATGTACGCCAGCAGTTTCACACTCACAACTGTATCCGTAGATAG GTATTTGGCCATAAGGTATCCTTTGCATTCCAGAGAACTAAGAACCCCCAGAAATGCTGTCACGGCGATTTGCTTCATCTGGGGTCTTTCATTCATCTTCTCTGGACCCTACGTCAGCTACTTCCAGGAGTATCAGTTTAGGAACATTACTGTCTGTCATCCCATCTGGGAACTGTCTCAGCGCAAGATTATGGATCTCTGCACATTTGCCTTCAGCTATGTCATCCCAGTGTTGATTCTCAGTTTCACCTATCTAAGGACCATCCGCTATCTCTGGACATCTGTGGATCCCATGAAAGTCGTGTCTGATTCCAAGAAAGGTAAACGCAAAGTCACTCGGATGATCATTATTGTGACTGTCCTCTTCTGCCTTTGTTGGCTGCCCCATCACTTGGTCATCCTTTGTTTTTGGTTTGGCTATTTCCCCCTCAACAATGTTACCTTTGTGCTCAGGGTCCTGTCTCACCTAATCTCATATGCCAATTCTTGTGTCAATCCTATTGTCTATGCCCTGGTATCCAAGCATTTCCGGAAGGGATTCAAAAAGATCTTCAGTTGCCTTCTGCATAAAAGGGTAACTAACAAAGTTCATGTAGTACAGGTGACTCACACAGTTAGTACTTTGGAGGCAGACTTGACTGAGGTAATAGATGTCAATGAGCCTGTACATAGAGGAGCTTCCACCTGCTGTCAAATCCCAGTGCAGACATGGGGGGAGGCAGAACAGCTGAGTCATCGAGAGAAAGCTGCCAACTCTTTCATCACTTTCAATGTTACTTAA